A DNA window from Allokutzneria albata contains the following coding sequences:
- a CDS encoding LacI family DNA-binding transcriptional regulator: MSDVARLAGVSIKTVSRVVNDEPGVHPATAERVLAAIERLGFRRNLSARNLRRGSSTGTLGVILEDVGNPFYSVLTRAVEEVARTQGRQVLTGSSAEDPGRERELALEFCARRVDGLIVVPAGIQHGYLVPEMQAGMPVVFVDRPAGDVVADTVLVDNIGGTAEAVKHLAAHGHRRIAFFGDAPDIFTASERLRGFREGCARSGVRYGEDLVFMGPHTEAGVAALLDRVLGGSDPATAVVSGNNRITVHMLRALYHRPARPALVGFDDFELADLLNPPISVVQHDASLLGRAAAELLFARLEGDSSPPRRVVLPTRLVARGSGEVSP; encoded by the coding sequence ATGAGCGACGTCGCGCGGCTGGCCGGCGTGAGCATCAAGACCGTCTCGCGCGTGGTCAACGACGAGCCGGGGGTGCACCCGGCCACCGCGGAGCGCGTCCTGGCCGCCATCGAGCGGCTCGGTTTCCGGCGCAACCTGTCCGCGCGCAACCTGCGGCGCGGCTCCTCGACGGGCACCCTCGGGGTGATCCTGGAGGACGTCGGCAACCCCTTCTACTCGGTGCTCACCCGCGCCGTGGAGGAGGTCGCGCGCACCCAGGGCAGGCAGGTGCTGACCGGCTCGTCCGCCGAGGACCCTGGCCGGGAGCGGGAGCTGGCGCTGGAGTTCTGCGCGCGCAGGGTGGACGGGCTGATCGTGGTCCCCGCGGGCATACAGCACGGCTACCTCGTCCCGGAGATGCAGGCCGGGATGCCGGTGGTGTTCGTGGACCGCCCCGCGGGCGACGTGGTCGCCGACACCGTGCTCGTGGACAACATCGGCGGCACCGCGGAAGCGGTCAAACACCTTGCCGCACATGGACACCGGCGGATCGCCTTCTTCGGTGACGCCCCGGACATCTTCACCGCGAGCGAGCGGCTGCGCGGGTTCCGCGAGGGCTGCGCGCGCTCCGGGGTGCGCTACGGCGAGGACCTGGTGTTCATGGGCCCGCACACCGAGGCCGGGGTCGCGGCGCTGCTCGACCGCGTGCTGGGCGGCTCCGATCCCGCGACCGCGGTGGTCAGCGGCAACAACCGGATCACCGTGCACATGTTGCGCGCGCTCTACCACCGGCCCGCGCGGCCCGCGCTGGTCGGCTTCGACGACTTCGAGCTGGCCGACCTGCTGAACCCGCCGATCTCGGTGGTGCAGCACGACGCGTCCTTGCTCGGGCGGGCAGCGGCCGAACTGCTGTTCGCCCGGCTCGAAGGAGACAGTTCGCCGCCACGCCGGGTCGTTCTGCCGACCCGTTTGGTGGCCAGAGGATCAGGGGAGGTAAGCCCGTGA
- a CDS encoding class I mannose-6-phosphate isomerase translates to MTLAANQPDRFYRGGAAIAELRGAADAAEWGPEDWVASITTLFAQPRAGLSTLPDGTLLRDAVSADPAAWVGADHAKVLGDDTALLVKLLDAGQRLPVHVHPSNSFARSHLGCRHGKTEAWVIVGTSGPNPTVYAGFREDVDAATVENWVAAQDSEAMLAALNPIPVKPGDTVFVPAGLPHAIGEGVFIVELQQPTDFSVLLEWTGFAEPGDPSAHLAIGWETALTCVDRDGWGGRVDDLVLHTADRRSPVVPLFTEQTEPFFRAERIHADSAVDLDPGFSVLVALEGNGTLRTEHGGAVPVKRGDTLVVPHAAGSSQVDGGLVVVRCRPPAPEKVEAS, encoded by the coding sequence GTGACGCTCGCGGCCAACCAGCCGGACCGGTTCTACCGGGGCGGTGCCGCGATCGCCGAGCTGCGGGGCGCCGCGGACGCGGCGGAGTGGGGCCCGGAGGACTGGGTCGCCTCGATCACCACGCTCTTCGCGCAGCCCAGAGCCGGGCTCAGCACCCTGCCGGACGGAACACTGCTGCGCGACGCGGTCAGCGCCGACCCCGCCGCCTGGGTCGGGGCCGACCACGCGAAGGTGCTCGGCGACGACACCGCACTGCTGGTGAAGCTGCTCGACGCGGGCCAGCGGCTGCCGGTGCACGTGCACCCGTCCAACTCCTTCGCCCGCAGCCACCTCGGCTGCCGCCACGGCAAGACCGAGGCGTGGGTGATCGTCGGGACCAGCGGCCCCAACCCCACCGTCTACGCCGGTTTCCGCGAGGACGTGGACGCGGCGACGGTCGAGAACTGGGTGGCCGCGCAGGACTCCGAGGCGATGCTCGCCGCGCTGAACCCGATCCCGGTGAAGCCGGGCGACACCGTGTTCGTACCCGCCGGGCTGCCGCACGCGATCGGCGAGGGCGTGTTCATCGTCGAGCTGCAGCAGCCGACCGACTTCTCGGTGTTGTTGGAGTGGACCGGTTTCGCCGAGCCGGGCGATCCGAGCGCGCACCTGGCCATCGGCTGGGAGACCGCACTGACCTGCGTCGACCGCGACGGCTGGGGTGGGCGCGTCGACGACCTGGTGCTGCACACCGCCGACCGGCGTTCGCCGGTCGTGCCGTTGTTCACCGAGCAGACCGAGCCGTTCTTCCGGGCCGAGCGCATCCACGCGGACTCCGCGGTGGACCTCGACCCCGGCTTCTCGGTGCTGGTCGCCTTGGAGGGCAACGGAACCCTGCGCACCGAGCACGGTGGCGCGGTGCCGGTGAAGCGCGGTGACACGCTCGTCGTGCCGCACGCCGCCGGATCGTCCCAAGTGGACGGTGGGCTGGTCGTGGTGCGCTGCCGCCCGCCCGCCCCGGAGAAGGTGGAGGCGAGCTAG
- a CDS encoding ATP-binding cassette domain-containing protein: MPLLEARTITKNYGSVEALRGASFSIDAGEVVALIGDNGAGKSTLVKCLVGAEQPTSGEILLDGEQVSFDSPTTARRMGIETVFQDLAVAPDLDPAANLFLGREIKRKGLLGALGMLDKAEMRKQAAERFTTFGVTLQSLDVPIGSLSGGQRQSVAVARAVAWASKVVFMDEPTAALGVVQRERVLEVIKRVRDNGIAVVLITHNMPEVQAVADRVEVLRLGKRVARLTGADMSLENLVGAMTGALTQEEAA, from the coding sequence ATGCCGCTGCTGGAAGCACGCACCATCACCAAGAACTACGGTTCGGTCGAGGCGCTGCGCGGCGCGTCGTTCTCCATCGACGCGGGCGAGGTCGTCGCGCTGATCGGCGACAACGGCGCAGGCAAGTCCACACTGGTCAAGTGCCTCGTCGGTGCCGAGCAGCCGACCTCGGGCGAGATCCTGCTGGACGGCGAGCAGGTCAGCTTCGACTCGCCGACCACCGCGCGGCGGATGGGCATCGAGACGGTGTTCCAGGACCTCGCGGTCGCCCCGGACCTCGACCCGGCGGCGAACCTGTTCCTGGGCCGGGAGATCAAGCGCAAGGGCCTGCTCGGCGCGCTGGGCATGCTGGACAAGGCCGAGATGCGCAAGCAGGCCGCCGAGCGGTTCACCACCTTCGGCGTGACGCTGCAGAGCCTGGACGTGCCGATCGGGTCGCTCTCCGGCGGTCAGCGGCAGAGCGTCGCGGTGGCCCGCGCGGTCGCGTGGGCGAGCAAGGTCGTCTTCATGGACGAGCCGACGGCCGCGCTGGGCGTCGTGCAGCGCGAGCGGGTGCTCGAGGTCATCAAGCGCGTGCGGGACAACGGGATCGCGGTCGTGCTGATCACGCACAACATGCCGGAGGTGCAGGCGGTCGCCGACCGCGTGGAAGTCCTCCGGCTCGGCAAGCGCGTCGCCCGGCTGACGGGGGCGGACATGAGCCTGGAAAACCTGGTCGGCGCGATGACCGGCGCTCTGACGCAGGAGGAGGCGGCCTGA
- a CDS encoding ABC transporter permease — protein MSTGTLDYESTVNTEQQSLGKRLFSANTLWTGLVLVVLYAVFSIMRPDAFLTLFTFQTLLIEAAVLLVLTVGMTFVIITSGIDLSVGSVLVFAGVVGAQVMEAMSPGGDATGAGAGVIAVGLLATVASGAVWGLLNGLLIAKAKIPPLIVTLGSFGAALGAAQLLTGGSDVRTVPAQLRDWLGFGQTAGVPHMVILAALVALHGAWLLRTTRFGRNNYAIGSNEEAARRVGINVTGHLVATYAYVGALAGLAGFMSLAYFGTTTISGHSTDNLNAIAAVVIGGTSLFGGVGTVLGSVIGVFIPAVLTKGFVVIGVQPYWQPIAVSIVLVAAVWLDQVRRRARNSR, from the coding sequence ATGAGCACAGGCACTTTGGACTACGAGTCCACCGTCAACACCGAGCAGCAGAGCCTCGGCAAGCGGCTGTTCTCCGCGAACACGCTCTGGACCGGCCTGGTCCTGGTGGTGCTCTACGCGGTGTTCAGCATCATGCGCCCGGACGCCTTCCTCACCCTGTTCACCTTCCAGACGCTGCTGATCGAGGCGGCGGTGCTGCTGGTGCTCACCGTCGGCATGACGTTCGTGATCATCACCTCTGGGATCGACCTGTCGGTCGGGTCGGTGCTGGTCTTCGCGGGCGTGGTCGGCGCGCAGGTGATGGAGGCGATGAGCCCGGGCGGGGACGCCACCGGCGCGGGCGCGGGCGTGATCGCGGTCGGTCTGCTGGCCACCGTGGCCTCCGGTGCGGTCTGGGGCCTGCTGAACGGGCTGCTGATCGCCAAGGCCAAGATCCCGCCGCTGATCGTCACCCTCGGCTCCTTCGGCGCGGCGCTCGGCGCGGCCCAGCTGCTCACCGGCGGCTCGGACGTGCGGACGGTGCCCGCGCAGCTGCGCGACTGGCTGGGCTTCGGCCAGACCGCGGGCGTGCCGCACATGGTGATCCTGGCGGCCCTGGTCGCGCTGCACGGCGCGTGGCTGCTGCGGACGACGAGGTTCGGTCGCAACAACTACGCGATCGGCTCCAACGAGGAGGCGGCGCGGCGCGTGGGCATCAACGTGACCGGGCACCTGGTCGCCACCTACGCCTACGTCGGTGCGCTCGCCGGGCTCGCCGGGTTCATGTCGCTGGCCTACTTCGGCACGACCACGATCTCCGGTCACTCCACCGACAACCTCAACGCGATCGCCGCCGTGGTGATCGGCGGGACCAGCCTCTTCGGCGGGGTCGGCACCGTGCTCGGCTCGGTGATCGGCGTGTTCATCCCGGCCGTGCTGACGAAGGGCTTCGTGGTGATCGGCGTGCAGCCGTACTGGCAGCCGATCGCGGTCAGCATCGTGCTCGTCGCGGCCGTCTGGCTGGACCAGGTGCGGCGAAGAGCGCGCAACAGCAGGTAG
- a CDS encoding ABC transporter substrate-binding protein: MPLNKNVVRIGAAVAATLVLAACGGGKIGESGDGQAGSNKPNNKKLTLITGVKAEPFYISMRCGAEAEAKKAGYELNTQEPDKFEASLQSPIVTGVLSTKPAGVLIAPTDNKALAAPMKQLTGAGIKVVEVDTALEDKSVAQSSISSNNEQGGQLAAQTLAKLVGSGTGSVLVLNTKAGTSTTDARAKGFEAEIKKYPNLKYLGQQYTDNEPSIAAQRVSAALSANPDLVGVFATNLNSGEGAATSLRNANKQGAVKLVGFDASPKQVDDLRNGGVQALIAQDPATIGSKGVQQAIAAIEGKPVTRDIATDLVALTKDDMQSKSQYFYKQSC, encoded by the coding sequence ATGCCGCTCAACAAGAACGTGGTCCGGATCGGCGCCGCCGTCGCCGCGACCCTGGTGCTCGCCGCCTGCGGCGGGGGCAAGATCGGGGAATCTGGTGATGGCCAGGCTGGATCCAACAAGCCGAACAACAAGAAGCTCACGCTGATCACCGGCGTGAAGGCGGAGCCCTTCTACATCTCCATGCGCTGCGGCGCCGAGGCGGAGGCGAAGAAGGCCGGCTACGAGCTGAACACGCAGGAGCCGGACAAGTTCGAGGCCAGCCTCCAGTCGCCGATCGTCACCGGTGTGCTGTCCACCAAGCCCGCGGGCGTGCTCATCGCGCCCACCGACAACAAGGCCCTCGCCGCGCCGATGAAGCAGCTCACCGGCGCGGGCATCAAGGTCGTCGAGGTGGACACCGCGCTGGAGGACAAGTCCGTCGCGCAGTCCTCGATCTCCTCCAACAACGAGCAGGGCGGCCAGCTGGCCGCGCAGACCCTGGCCAAGCTCGTCGGCTCCGGGACGGGTTCGGTCCTGGTGCTCAACACCAAGGCGGGCACCTCCACCACCGACGCCAGGGCGAAGGGCTTCGAGGCGGAGATCAAGAAGTACCCGAACCTGAAGTACCTCGGCCAGCAGTACACCGACAACGAGCCCTCCATCGCGGCGCAGCGCGTCTCGGCGGCGCTGTCGGCGAACCCGGACCTGGTCGGCGTGTTCGCCACCAACCTCAACTCCGGTGAGGGCGCGGCGACCTCGCTGCGCAACGCGAACAAGCAGGGCGCGGTCAAGCTGGTCGGCTTCGACGCCAGCCCGAAGCAGGTCGACGACCTGCGCAACGGCGGTGTCCAGGCCCTCATCGCGCAGGACCCGGCGACGATCGGGTCCAAGGGCGTCCAGCAGGCCATCGCGGCGATCGAGGGCAAGCCGGTCACCCGCGACATCGCCACCGACCTGGTCGCGCTGACCAAGGACGACATGCAGTCGAAGTCCCAGTACTTCTACAAGCAGTCCTGCTGA
- a CDS encoding TRADD-N-associated membrane domain-containing protein, translating to MAVAIIGYAVWRVRRSALDGGERSLLDGMRMTAQAQDLKQKAKRKQRELAEDPHVDQGWLGLLADKAEVTAKQVDEHLQRQHAALTRARTSFWASTLAGAIGLVLVFLGLFLAIDDVPDQGLVTALAGAVPATLAGLLYLLSALAAREAADQFEKLCVNVRRTELIRETLRLSTQLADPWRRERVHAVVALQTVFPDASPAEVIRLLGEHHDDAPTPPPPRPAEPEPETSLELSDREPAG from the coding sequence GTGGCCGTGGCGATCATCGGATACGCGGTGTGGCGGGTGCGCCGCTCCGCACTCGACGGCGGCGAGCGCTCGCTGCTGGACGGCATGCGGATGACCGCTCAGGCCCAGGACCTGAAGCAGAAGGCCAAGCGCAAGCAGCGGGAGCTGGCCGAGGACCCGCACGTCGACCAGGGCTGGCTCGGCCTGCTCGCGGACAAGGCCGAGGTCACCGCCAAGCAGGTCGACGAGCACCTCCAGCGCCAGCACGCCGCCCTGACCAGGGCACGCACCAGTTTCTGGGCCTCGACACTGGCGGGCGCGATCGGGCTGGTGCTCGTCTTCCTCGGCCTGTTCCTGGCCATCGACGACGTCCCGGACCAGGGGCTGGTGACCGCGCTCGCCGGTGCGGTTCCCGCAACCCTCGCCGGGCTGCTCTACTTGCTCTCGGCGCTCGCCGCGCGGGAGGCCGCCGACCAGTTCGAGAAACTGTGCGTGAACGTGCGCCGCACCGAGCTGATCCGCGAGACCCTGCGGCTGAGCACGCAGCTCGCCGACCCGTGGCGACGCGAGCGGGTGCACGCGGTGGTCGCACTGCAGACGGTGTTCCCGGACGCCTCGCCCGCCGAGGTGATCCGCCTCCTCGGCGAGCACCACGACGACGCGCCCACTCCCCCGCCGCCAAGGCCCGCGGAGCCGGAGCCCGAGACCTCGCTGGAGCTCTCGGACCGCGAACCGGCCGGCTAG
- a CDS encoding DNRLRE domain-containing protein: MTVLRGKGFLAIATVVLMCACTSAAAASTSAAERTALLEARRSGHPVELTEATDARSRTVAEPGGILTTTRSVHPERVRTPEGWVPVDTTLRPAADGVAPGATTTGIRLSGGGDQPLLRLADTGRSAAVRWPGPLPKPELDGNTARYRQAAPGVDVIARVRADGVRLTVEAASAGPLRFALDTAGVAVLDRDGALEFVDGAGQALFAAGTPLVRVPRGGDEARRPGRYAVTPGAAEVRLPDGTSGPVAVELSFTGGNPNWTMVDSGFAKVSYWNSAGPAKVGTYDAGEHRLRSFFVFDTRGLAGREIVSASVTGMANWSWSCVPQPVELWRTGPVGKATTWEKQPEWLTKLSTVSVAKGYNATCPAGPVTFDVTPLIKEAAVQGPAAVTVGLRAADEADNHQWKRFENNPVLSVRLRQ, encoded by the coding sequence ATGACTGTGTTGCGGGGCAAGGGTTTCCTGGCGATCGCGACCGTCGTGCTGATGTGTGCGTGCACATCCGCGGCGGCCGCCTCCACCAGCGCCGCGGAGCGGACGGCACTGCTGGAGGCACGGCGATCGGGGCATCCGGTCGAACTGACCGAGGCCACGGACGCCCGGTCCCGCACCGTCGCCGAACCCGGCGGCATCCTCACCACCACCCGATCCGTGCACCCGGAGCGCGTGCGCACCCCGGAGGGCTGGGTCCCGGTCGACACCACGCTGCGCCCGGCGGCGGACGGCGTGGCGCCAGGCGCGACGACGACCGGGATCCGGCTCTCCGGCGGCGGGGACCAACCGCTGCTGCGGCTGGCCGACACCGGTCGCAGTGCCGCGGTGCGCTGGCCCGGCCCGCTGCCGAAGCCGGAGCTGGACGGGAACACGGCCCGCTACCGCCAGGCCGCCCCGGGTGTGGACGTGATCGCTCGCGTCCGCGCCGACGGGGTGCGGCTGACGGTCGAGGCGGCGTCGGCGGGTCCACTGCGCTTCGCGCTGGACACCGCGGGTGTCGCGGTCCTGGATCGGGACGGCGCACTGGAGTTCGTGGACGGCGCGGGGCAAGCGCTGTTCGCGGCCGGGACGCCGTTGGTGAGGGTGCCCCGGGGCGGCGATGAGGCGCGGAGGCCCGGTCGCTACGCCGTGACGCCGGGAGCCGCGGAGGTGCGCCTCCCGGACGGCACGTCCGGGCCGGTCGCGGTCGAGCTGTCGTTCACGGGCGGCAACCCGAACTGGACGATGGTCGACTCGGGCTTCGCGAAGGTGTCCTACTGGAACTCCGCGGGCCCGGCGAAGGTGGGCACCTACGACGCGGGCGAGCACCGGCTGCGGTCGTTCTTCGTCTTCGACACCAGGGGCCTGGCGGGGCGGGAGATCGTCTCCGCCTCGGTGACCGGCATGGCGAACTGGTCGTGGTCGTGCGTGCCCCAGCCCGTCGAGCTGTGGCGCACCGGGCCGGTCGGCAAGGCCACGACGTGGGAGAAGCAGCCGGAGTGGCTGACCAAGCTGTCGACGGTGTCGGTGGCCAAGGGCTACAACGCCACGTGCCCGGCGGGTCCGGTCACCTTCGACGTGACCCCGCTGATCAAGGAGGCTGCCGTGCAGGGGCCGGCCGCGGTCACCGTGGGGCTGCGCGCGGCGGACGAGGCGGACAACCACCAGTGGAAGCGCTTCGAGAACAACCCGGTCCTGAGCGTGCGGCTGCGGCAGTGA
- the meaB gene encoding methylmalonyl Co-A mutase-associated GTPase MeaB, translating into MPRSVDIGDLVSRAREGQARAVARLISLVEDASPHLREVAAALTPYTGRARVVGLTGSPGVGKSTTTSALVGALRGRGHRVGVLAIDPSSPFSGGALLGDRVRMGEHALDPEVFIRSMATRGHLGGLSWATPQALRVLDAAGCDVVLIETVGVGQSEIDVVALADTTIVLLAPGMGDGIQAAKAGILEIGDVFVVNKADRDGADRAVRELKHMISLGRKEIQGAMWRQPVLKTVAARAEGVGEVASAIDAHHDWMAAHGVLEQRRRKRAESEIEAIAVAALRSRFGDVRGGTALAQLAERVVAAEIDPFAAADELVASLDSA; encoded by the coding sequence GTGCCCCGCTCCGTTGACATCGGCGATCTGGTCTCGCGCGCCCGCGAAGGCCAGGCGCGGGCGGTCGCGCGGCTGATCTCCCTGGTGGAGGACGCGAGTCCGCACTTGAGGGAGGTCGCCGCCGCGCTCACGCCGTACACCGGCCGAGCACGGGTCGTCGGCCTCACCGGCTCACCCGGTGTCGGCAAGTCGACCACGACCTCCGCGCTCGTGGGCGCGCTGCGCGGGCGCGGGCACCGGGTCGGGGTCCTGGCGATCGACCCGTCCTCGCCGTTCTCCGGCGGCGCGCTGCTGGGCGACCGGGTCCGCATGGGCGAGCACGCGCTGGACCCCGAGGTGTTCATCCGTTCCATGGCCACGCGCGGCCACCTCGGCGGGCTGTCCTGGGCGACACCGCAGGCGCTGCGGGTGCTGGACGCGGCGGGCTGCGACGTCGTGCTGATCGAGACGGTCGGCGTCGGGCAGTCCGAGATCGACGTGGTCGCGCTCGCGGACACCACGATCGTGCTGCTCGCGCCCGGCATGGGCGACGGCATCCAGGCCGCGAAGGCGGGCATCCTGGAGATCGGCGACGTGTTCGTGGTGAACAAGGCCGACCGTGACGGCGCCGACCGCGCCGTCCGCGAGCTGAAGCACATGATCTCGTTGGGGCGCAAGGAGATCCAGGGCGCGATGTGGCGTCAGCCGGTCCTCAAGACGGTCGCGGCGCGTGCCGAGGGCGTCGGCGAGGTGGCCTCGGCGATCGACGCGCACCACGACTGGATGGCCGCCCACGGGGTGCTGGAACAGCGTCGCCGCAAGCGCGCCGAGAGCGAGATCGAGGCGATCGCCGTGGCAGCGCTGCGCTCGCGCTTCGGCGACGTTCGGGGCGGAACCGCCTTGGCGCAGCTGGCCGAGCGCGTCGTGGCCGCGGAGATCGACCCCTTCGCCGCCGCCGACGAACTGGTGGCGTCGCTGGACTCCGCGTGA
- a CDS encoding acetyl-CoA C-acetyltransferase, producing MSGSVIVAGARTPMGRLLGSLKDFSGAQLGGVAIKAALERAGVAPEQVQYVIMGQVLTAGAGQIPARQAAVAGGIPMNVPALTVNKVCLSGIDAIALADQLIRAGEFDIVVAGGQESMTQAPHLLPKSRSGYKFGDVTMSDHMSLDGLFCAFDQVAMGASTEKHNARYNLTRAEQDEFAARSHQRAAAAAEKGIFDEEIAPVSVPQRKGEPIVVSSDEGVRGDTTVQTLAKLRPAFAADGTITAGSASQISDGAAAVVVMSKAKAEELGLSWIAEIGAHGVVAGPDASLHEQPSNAIKAACAKEGIDPAELDLVEINEAFAAVGVVSARELGLAEDKVNVNGGAIALGHPIGMSGARILLHLALELKRRGGGVGAAALCGGGGQGDALIVRVPKAQ from the coding sequence GTGTCTGGATCCGTGATCGTCGCGGGCGCCCGCACCCCGATGGGCCGGCTTCTGGGGTCGCTCAAGGACTTCTCCGGGGCACAGCTCGGCGGCGTCGCCATCAAGGCCGCGCTGGAGCGCGCGGGCGTCGCGCCGGAGCAGGTGCAGTACGTGATCATGGGCCAGGTGCTCACCGCGGGCGCGGGCCAGATCCCCGCCCGCCAGGCCGCGGTCGCCGGTGGCATCCCGATGAACGTGCCCGCGCTGACCGTCAACAAGGTCTGCCTGTCGGGCATCGACGCCATCGCACTGGCCGACCAGCTGATCCGCGCCGGGGAGTTCGACATCGTCGTCGCGGGCGGCCAGGAGTCGATGACCCAGGCCCCGCACCTGCTGCCGAAGTCGCGCTCCGGCTACAAGTTCGGCGACGTGACCATGTCCGACCACATGTCGCTGGACGGCCTGTTCTGCGCCTTCGACCAGGTCGCCATGGGCGCGTCCACCGAGAAGCACAACGCGCGCTACAACCTCACCCGCGCCGAGCAGGACGAGTTCGCCGCCCGCTCGCACCAGCGCGCCGCCGCCGCTGCCGAGAAGGGGATCTTCGACGAGGAGATCGCCCCGGTGTCGGTGCCGCAGCGCAAGGGCGAGCCGATCGTGGTCAGCTCCGACGAGGGCGTGCGCGGGGACACCACCGTGCAGACGCTGGCCAAGCTGCGCCCCGCCTTCGCCGCCGACGGCACGATCACCGCGGGCTCGGCGTCGCAGATCTCCGACGGCGCCGCCGCGGTCGTGGTGATGAGCAAGGCCAAGGCCGAGGAGCTGGGCCTGAGCTGGATCGCCGAGATCGGCGCGCACGGCGTGGTCGCCGGGCCGGACGCGAGCCTGCACGAGCAGCCGTCCAACGCGATCAAGGCGGCCTGCGCCAAGGAGGGCATCGACCCGGCCGAGCTGGACCTGGTCGAGATCAACGAGGCCTTCGCCGCGGTCGGCGTCGTCTCCGCCCGCGAGCTGGGCCTGGCCGAGGACAAGGTCAACGTCAACGGCGGCGCCATCGCGCTCGGCCACCCGATCGGCATGTCCGGCGCGCGCATCCTGCTGCACCTGGCCCTGGAGCTGAAGCGCCGCGGTGGTGGCGTCGGTGCCGCCGCGCTGTGCGGTGGCGGCGGCCAGGGCGACGCGCTGATCGTCCGGGTTCCGAAGGCGCAGTGA
- the mce gene encoding methylmalonyl-CoA epimerase, producing the protein MHSELQSFVTAIDHVGVAVPDLDVAVAFYRDTFGLELAHEETNEEQGVREAMMRAPGDTGVGTAVQLLAPLNPESTIAKFLDKRGPGLQQLAYRVSDIDAACSALKAKGVRLVYEAPKRGTSDSRVNFVHPKDGGGVLIELVQPAEGH; encoded by the coding sequence ATGCATTCGGAGCTGCAGTCCTTCGTCACGGCGATCGACCACGTCGGCGTCGCCGTTCCGGACCTCGACGTCGCCGTGGCCTTCTACCGCGACACCTTCGGCCTGGAGCTGGCGCACGAGGAGACCAACGAGGAACAGGGCGTGCGCGAGGCGATGATGCGCGCGCCCGGCGACACCGGCGTCGGCACCGCCGTGCAGCTGCTGGCCCCGCTGAACCCCGAGTCCACGATCGCGAAGTTCCTGGACAAGCGCGGTCCCGGGCTCCAGCAGCTGGCGTACCGGGTCAGCGACATCGACGCGGCGTGCTCGGCGCTGAAGGCCAAGGGCGTGCGGCTGGTCTACGAGGCCCCCAAGCGCGGCACCTCGGACAGCCGGGTCAACTTCGTCCACCCCAAGGACGGCGGCGGCGTGCTGATCGAACTGGTCCAACCCGCCGAGGGCCACTGA